GCCTCAAACGAGTGTCAACTTGAAGAGGGGGAGACATATCCTCACCGAAAACAGTTCCCAGGCGAGCCAGGGAACGAGGTCAAATTGGCAAGAAATTAACTAAAAAATTGTCTAATTTGCTTAACAAAAGCATTTACATCTTCAAAGTGGATATTATGACCGCAACTACTAATTATCTCTAAGCGTGCAGCTTCGCAAAGGCTAGCCATTTCGGTATTAATTGATATAAATTTATTATCATATTCACCAGCTAGCAAAAGTAGAGGATTCCCATTCTGCTTCAACTTATCCCACAGACAAGGCTGACAACCCGTGCTAAGATTGCGGAGCGCTCTAGCCAACTCAAATGGATTGTTTTGTAATTTAGACTCTATTATGCGGTTAAATTCTGGATGCTTCTTTAGAGAAGCGAAAAGTGGTTGATTATACCAATTGGCTAAAAATGATGATAAATCGCTTGTTTCTAGTTGACTTGCTAGTTTAAAATCGTGTTGAATTCGTGCATCGCGTTCCTGTTGGGTTTTCAAGCCGGGGGAAGCCGATTCAAGCACAATTTTAGGGAAACGTTCGGGAAAATTTAGGGCTAGATACAAAGCCAATCGTCCGCCCATCGAATAACCAACTAAAAAACATCGTTCAATGTTTAAACTATCTAGCAAATCAACTAAGGCACGGGCAGTGTTGGGCATAGTATAAGATTCATCGCCACCTACAACCCTGGTTTTTCCATGTCCGGGAAGGTCAACTGCAAGACAATAAAATTGTTCAGATAATAATGATATAACTTGAGCAAAGTCAGCGCGATCGCCTAAAAATCCATGCAAGAATAAAATTATTTGCCGATCTCGACTACCGCTTAAAGAATAGTTAAATTTAATACTCATCTACTATCCTTAATAACAGAGTAAGAGCATGTTTTCTGACACTCAAAAACATTGGGCGCAAGCGTGTATCTCCCAACTAGCTGAAAGAAAGCTAATTAGTGGCTACCCAGATAATACCTTTCGTCCAGACACATCGGTAACAAGGGCTGAATTTGCCGCGCTTTTATATAAGGTGTTCCCCGAGGCGCCGTCGGTGCGCGATGCCATTACTTTTAGCGATGTTCCCGCCAACCACTGGGCGTACAAGGCGATTCAAGCAGTATACCGGGCGGGTTTTGTGTCCGGGTATCCCGATCGTACCTTTAAACCAAATCAGCAGATTCCGCGAGTGCAAGCAATAGTAGCTTTAGCATCGGGTTTGAAGTACGCGACGACGGC
This portion of the Microcoleus sp. FACHB-831 genome encodes:
- the menH gene encoding 2-succinyl-6-hydroxy-2,4-cyclohexadiene-1-carboxylate synthase, producing the protein MSIKFNYSLSGSRDRQIILFLHGFLGDRADFAQVISLLSEQFYCLAVDLPGHGKTRVVGGDESYTMPNTARALVDLLDSLNIERCFLVGYSMGGRLALYLALNFPERFPKIVLESASPGLKTQQERDARIQHDFKLASQLETSDLSSFLANWYNQPLFASLKKHPEFNRIIESKLQNNPFELARALRNLSTGCQPCLWDKLKQNGNPLLLLAGEYDNKFISINTEMASLCEAARLEIISSCGHNIHFEDVNAFVKQIRQFFS